From a single Mus musculus strain C57BL/6J chromosome 12, GRCm38.p6 C57BL/6J genomic region:
- the Rps6kl1 gene encoding ribosomal protein S6 kinase-like 1 isoform X5, producing the protein MVSRERLTIIPHGVPYMTKLLRYFVSEDSIFLHLEHVQGGTLWSHLLSQDHFQYSGLNSGSVQEKSQAQLSTRLSLMTPAELTPGHTLRQNRIPMEPPRTSQSLPPALQLQKEADAEPSSRPSAVFSSDPTEAPCGHSHSQVRRAGQSSNPAPTQRLHWVREGADRVLGAYGRGRGRNPPSANRASLGSGRAAWSLREGQVKQWAAEMLLALEALHQQGVLCRDLNPQNLLLDQAEGHIQLTYFGQWSEVEPRCSQEAVDCLYSAPEVGGISELTEACDWWSYGSLLYELLTGMALSQSHPSGFQAHTQLQLPEWLSHPAASLLTELLQFEPQRRLGAGGGGTSRLKSHPFFSTIQWSRLMG; encoded by the exons ATGGTGAGCCGGGAGCGGCTGACGATCATCCCACATGGCGTCCCCTACATGACAAAATTGTTGCGATACTTCGTGAGCGAGGACTCCATCTTCCTGCACCTGGAGCATGTGCAAG GAGGCACCCTTTGGTCACATCTACTCTCCCAGGACCATTTTCAATACTCTGGGCTTAACTCTGGCTCGGTTCAGGAGAAGTCGCAAGCCCAACTCAGCACCCGCCTCAGCCTCATGACCCCAGCGGAGCTCACACCAGGCCATACCCTGAGGCAGAACAGAATCCCAATGGAGCCTCCACGGACTTCCCAGAGCCTACCCCCAGCCCTCCAGCTTCAGAAAGAGGCCGATGCTGAGCCTTCATCCAGGCCCAGTGCTGTCTTCTCTTCAGACCCCACAGAGGCCCCGTGTGGCCACTCGCACAGTCAAGTTAGGCGAGCTGGCCAGAGTTCGAACCCAGCACCCACGCAGAGGCTCCACTGGGTACGAGAAGGGGCTGACCGGGTGCTAGGAGCCTATGGCCGAGGCAGGGGTCGGAACCCCCCATCAGCAAACAGGGCCAGCCTGGGGAGCGGAAGAGCTGCCTGGAGCCTGAGGGAGGGACAGGTGAAGCAGTGGGCAGCTGAGATGCTGCTGGCATTAGAGGCGCTGCATCAGCAGGGGGTGCTGTGCCGGGACCTCAACCCACAGAACCTGCTCCTGGACCAGGCAG AAGGTCACATCCAACTCACGTATTTTGGCCAGTGGTCAGAAGTGGAGCCGCGATGCAGCCAGGAGGCCGTGGACTGTCTGTACAGTGCTCCAG AGGTTGGGGGCATTTCTGAGCTGACTGAAGCCTGTGACTGGTGGAGCTATGGCTCACTCCTGTATGAACTGCTCACAGGAATG GCACTGTCCCAGAGCCACCCTTCAGGATTCCAGGCCCACACCCAACTCCAGCTGCCTGAGTGGCTTAGTCACCCAGCAGCTTCTCTGCTAACTGAG